A section of the Halichoerus grypus chromosome 11, mHalGry1.hap1.1, whole genome shotgun sequence genome encodes:
- the SLC37A2 gene encoding glucose-6-phosphate exchanger SLC37A2 isoform X3, translating to MRSSLAPGVCFLRTFSRDSWFRGFILLLTFFIYTCYHMSRKPISVVKSRLHQNCSELVKPINDSYSLNDTTWCDWAPFDKNNYKELLGAVDNAFLVAYAIGMFISGIFGERLPLRYYLSAGMLLSGLFTSLFGLGYFWNIHMLWYFVLIQICNGLVQTTGWPSVVTCVGNWFGKGKRGLIMGIWNSHTSVGNILGSLIAGVWVNEQWGLSFVVPGIITAAMGVLTFLFLIEYPEDVDCTTPQHHTSDGLDENQDNPADLGNGPCINKESSLESVARCSKEPRAQPAAISFLGALRIPGVVEFSLCLLFAKLVSYTFLYWLPLYIFNVAHFSAKQAGDLSTLFDVGGIMGGIMAGLISDYTNGRATTCCIMLILAAPMMFLYNYIGQNGITNSVVMLIVCGALVNGPYALITTAVSADLGTHKSLKGNSKALSTVTAIIDGTGSIGAALGPLLAGLISPTGWNNVFYMLISADILACLLLCRLVYKELLAWKSSLSRDRGYKEI from the exons GTTCCGAGGCTTCATCCTGCTGCTGACCTTCTTCATCTATACCTGTTATCACATGTCCAGGAAGCCCATCAGTGTCGTCAAG AGCCGTCTGCACCAGAACTGCTCGGAGCTGGTCAAGCCCATCAACGACAGCTACAGCCTCAACGACACGACGTGGTGTGACTGGGCTCCATTTG ATAAGAACAACTACAAGGAGTTACTGGGGGCCGTGGACAATGCCTTCCTTGTGGCCTACGCCATCGGCATGTTCATCAG CGGGATTTTTGGGGAGCGGCTCCCCCTCCGTTACTACCTTTCAGCTGGAATGCTGCTCAGTGGCCTTTTCACCTCGCTCTTTGGCCTAGGATATTTCTGGAACATCCACATGCTCTGGTACTTTGTGCTCATCCAG ATCTGTAATGGACTTGTCCAGACCACAGGCTGGCCCTCTGTGGTGACCTGCGTTGGCAACTGGTTCGGGAAGGGAAa gcgGGGGCTCATCATGGGCATCTGGAACTCACACACATCCGTGGGCAACATCCTGGGCTCCCTGATCGCTGGCGTGTGGGTGAACGAGCAGTGGGGCCTGTCGTTTGTGGTACCGGGCATCATCACCGCTGCCATGGGCGTCCTCACCTTCCTCTTTCTCATCGAAT accCAGAAGATGTGGACTGCACGACTCCTCAGCACCACACAAGT GATGGGCTGGACGAGAACCAGGACAACCCTGCGGACCTTGGGAACGGTCCCTGCATTAACAAGGAGAGCAGTCTGGAGAGTGTGGCCAGGTGCTCCAAGGAGCCAAGAGCGCAGCCTGCCGCCATCAGCTTCCTTGGGGCGCTCCGGATCCCG GGTGTGGTCGAGTTCTCCTTGTGCCTGCTCTTTGCCAAGCTGGTCAGCTACACCTTCCTTTACTGGCTGCCCCTCTACATCTTCAATGTGG CTCACTTTAGTGCCAAACAGGCCGGGGACCTGTCTACCCTCTTCGATGTTGGTGGCATCATGG GTGGCATCATGGCAGGGCTCATCTCGGACTACACCAACGGCAGGGCCACCACCTGCTGCATCATGCTGATCTTGGCCGCCCCCATG aTGTTCCTGTATAACTACATTGGCCAGAACGGGATTACCAACTCCGTAG TAATGCTGATCGTCTGTGGGGCCCTGGTCAATGGCCCTTACGCACTCATCACCACTGCGGTCTCTGCTGACCTG GGAACTCACAAGAGCCTGAAGGGCAACTCAAAGGCACTCTCCACTGTCACGGCCATCATCGACGGCACTGGGTCCATAG GTGCTGCTCTGGGGCCTCTGCTAGCTGGGCTGATTTCCCCCACAGGCTGGAACAATGTCTTCTACATGCTCATCTCTGCCGACATTCTGGCCTGCTTG CTCCTCTGCCGGTTGGTGTACAAAGAGCTCCTAGCCTGGAAGTCATCCCTGAGCAGAGACAGAGG GTATAAAGAGATATGA
- the SLC37A2 gene encoding glucose-6-phosphate exchanger SLC37A2 isoform X1, which produces MCEPQMERMILLSSGMDQTGPGDEDVDSGMGFSTVATFPALSGLCSALGCSRCSTGFRGFILLLTFFIYTCYHMSRKPISVVKSRLHQNCSELVKPINDSYSLNDTTWCDWAPFDKNNYKELLGAVDNAFLVAYAIGMFISGIFGERLPLRYYLSAGMLLSGLFTSLFGLGYFWNIHMLWYFVLIQICNGLVQTTGWPSVVTCVGNWFGKGKRGLIMGIWNSHTSVGNILGSLIAGVWVNEQWGLSFVVPGIITAAMGVLTFLFLIEYPEDVDCTTPQHHTSDGLDENQDNPADLGNGPCINKESSLESVARCSKEPRAQPAAISFLGALRIPGVVEFSLCLLFAKLVSYTFLYWLPLYIFNVAHFSAKQAGDLSTLFDVGGIMGGIMAGLISDYTNGRATTCCIMLILAAPMMFLYNYIGQNGITNSVVMLIVCGALVNGPYALITTAVSADLGTHKSLKGNSKALSTVTAIIDGTGSIGAALGPLLAGLISPTGWNNVFYMLISADILACLLLCRLVYKELLAWKSSLSRDRGYKEI; this is translated from the exons ATGTGTGAGCCACAGATGGAAAGAATGATCCTTCTGTCCAGTGGGATGGACCAGACTGGGCCTGGGGACGAGGATGTGGATTCTGGCATGGGCTTTTCCACCGTTGCTACATTCCCAGCGCTGTCTGGGCTCTGCTCCGCCCTCGGCTGCAGCCGCTGCTCTACCGG GTTCCGAGGCTTCATCCTGCTGCTGACCTTCTTCATCTATACCTGTTATCACATGTCCAGGAAGCCCATCAGTGTCGTCAAG AGCCGTCTGCACCAGAACTGCTCGGAGCTGGTCAAGCCCATCAACGACAGCTACAGCCTCAACGACACGACGTGGTGTGACTGGGCTCCATTTG ATAAGAACAACTACAAGGAGTTACTGGGGGCCGTGGACAATGCCTTCCTTGTGGCCTACGCCATCGGCATGTTCATCAG CGGGATTTTTGGGGAGCGGCTCCCCCTCCGTTACTACCTTTCAGCTGGAATGCTGCTCAGTGGCCTTTTCACCTCGCTCTTTGGCCTAGGATATTTCTGGAACATCCACATGCTCTGGTACTTTGTGCTCATCCAG ATCTGTAATGGACTTGTCCAGACCACAGGCTGGCCCTCTGTGGTGACCTGCGTTGGCAACTGGTTCGGGAAGGGAAa gcgGGGGCTCATCATGGGCATCTGGAACTCACACACATCCGTGGGCAACATCCTGGGCTCCCTGATCGCTGGCGTGTGGGTGAACGAGCAGTGGGGCCTGTCGTTTGTGGTACCGGGCATCATCACCGCTGCCATGGGCGTCCTCACCTTCCTCTTTCTCATCGAAT accCAGAAGATGTGGACTGCACGACTCCTCAGCACCACACAAGT GATGGGCTGGACGAGAACCAGGACAACCCTGCGGACCTTGGGAACGGTCCCTGCATTAACAAGGAGAGCAGTCTGGAGAGTGTGGCCAGGTGCTCCAAGGAGCCAAGAGCGCAGCCTGCCGCCATCAGCTTCCTTGGGGCGCTCCGGATCCCG GGTGTGGTCGAGTTCTCCTTGTGCCTGCTCTTTGCCAAGCTGGTCAGCTACACCTTCCTTTACTGGCTGCCCCTCTACATCTTCAATGTGG CTCACTTTAGTGCCAAACAGGCCGGGGACCTGTCTACCCTCTTCGATGTTGGTGGCATCATGG GTGGCATCATGGCAGGGCTCATCTCGGACTACACCAACGGCAGGGCCACCACCTGCTGCATCATGCTGATCTTGGCCGCCCCCATG aTGTTCCTGTATAACTACATTGGCCAGAACGGGATTACCAACTCCGTAG TAATGCTGATCGTCTGTGGGGCCCTGGTCAATGGCCCTTACGCACTCATCACCACTGCGGTCTCTGCTGACCTG GGAACTCACAAGAGCCTGAAGGGCAACTCAAAGGCACTCTCCACTGTCACGGCCATCATCGACGGCACTGGGTCCATAG GTGCTGCTCTGGGGCCTCTGCTAGCTGGGCTGATTTCCCCCACAGGCTGGAACAATGTCTTCTACATGCTCATCTCTGCCGACATTCTGGCCTGCTTG CTCCTCTGCCGGTTGGTGTACAAAGAGCTCCTAGCCTGGAAGTCATCCCTGAGCAGAGACAGAGG GTATAAAGAGATATGA
- the SLC37A2 gene encoding glucose-6-phosphate exchanger SLC37A2 isoform X2 produces the protein MCEPQMERMILLSSGMDQTGPGDEDVDSGMGFSTVATFPALSGLCSALGCSRCSTGFRGFILLLTFFIYTCYHMSRKPISVVKSRLHQNCSELVKPINDSYSLNDTTWCDWAPFDKNNYKELLGAVDNAFLVAYAIGMFISGIFGERLPLRYYLSAGMLLSGLFTSLFGLGYFWNIHMLWYFVLIQICNGLVQTTGWPSVVTCVGNWFGKGKRGLIMGIWNSHTSVGNILGSLIAGVWVNEQWGLSFVVPGIITAAMGVLTFLFLIEYPEDVDCTTPQHHTSDGLDENQDNPADLGNGPCINKESSLESVARCSKEPRAQPAAISFLGALRIPGVVEFSLCLLFAKLVSYTFLYWLPLYIFNVAHFSAKQAGDLSTLFDVGGIMGGIMAGLISDYTNGRATTCCIMLILAAPMMFLYNYIGQNGITNSVVMLIVCGALVNGPYALITTAVSADLGTHKSLKGNSKALSTVTAIIDGTGSIGAALGPLLAGLISPTGWNNVFYMLISADILACLV, from the exons ATGTGTGAGCCACAGATGGAAAGAATGATCCTTCTGTCCAGTGGGATGGACCAGACTGGGCCTGGGGACGAGGATGTGGATTCTGGCATGGGCTTTTCCACCGTTGCTACATTCCCAGCGCTGTCTGGGCTCTGCTCCGCCCTCGGCTGCAGCCGCTGCTCTACCGG GTTCCGAGGCTTCATCCTGCTGCTGACCTTCTTCATCTATACCTGTTATCACATGTCCAGGAAGCCCATCAGTGTCGTCAAG AGCCGTCTGCACCAGAACTGCTCGGAGCTGGTCAAGCCCATCAACGACAGCTACAGCCTCAACGACACGACGTGGTGTGACTGGGCTCCATTTG ATAAGAACAACTACAAGGAGTTACTGGGGGCCGTGGACAATGCCTTCCTTGTGGCCTACGCCATCGGCATGTTCATCAG CGGGATTTTTGGGGAGCGGCTCCCCCTCCGTTACTACCTTTCAGCTGGAATGCTGCTCAGTGGCCTTTTCACCTCGCTCTTTGGCCTAGGATATTTCTGGAACATCCACATGCTCTGGTACTTTGTGCTCATCCAG ATCTGTAATGGACTTGTCCAGACCACAGGCTGGCCCTCTGTGGTGACCTGCGTTGGCAACTGGTTCGGGAAGGGAAa gcgGGGGCTCATCATGGGCATCTGGAACTCACACACATCCGTGGGCAACATCCTGGGCTCCCTGATCGCTGGCGTGTGGGTGAACGAGCAGTGGGGCCTGTCGTTTGTGGTACCGGGCATCATCACCGCTGCCATGGGCGTCCTCACCTTCCTCTTTCTCATCGAAT accCAGAAGATGTGGACTGCACGACTCCTCAGCACCACACAAGT GATGGGCTGGACGAGAACCAGGACAACCCTGCGGACCTTGGGAACGGTCCCTGCATTAACAAGGAGAGCAGTCTGGAGAGTGTGGCCAGGTGCTCCAAGGAGCCAAGAGCGCAGCCTGCCGCCATCAGCTTCCTTGGGGCGCTCCGGATCCCG GGTGTGGTCGAGTTCTCCTTGTGCCTGCTCTTTGCCAAGCTGGTCAGCTACACCTTCCTTTACTGGCTGCCCCTCTACATCTTCAATGTGG CTCACTTTAGTGCCAAACAGGCCGGGGACCTGTCTACCCTCTTCGATGTTGGTGGCATCATGG GTGGCATCATGGCAGGGCTCATCTCGGACTACACCAACGGCAGGGCCACCACCTGCTGCATCATGCTGATCTTGGCCGCCCCCATG aTGTTCCTGTATAACTACATTGGCCAGAACGGGATTACCAACTCCGTAG TAATGCTGATCGTCTGTGGGGCCCTGGTCAATGGCCCTTACGCACTCATCACCACTGCGGTCTCTGCTGACCTG GGAACTCACAAGAGCCTGAAGGGCAACTCAAAGGCACTCTCCACTGTCACGGCCATCATCGACGGCACTGGGTCCATAG GTGCTGCTCTGGGGCCTCTGCTAGCTGGGCTGATTTCCCCCACAGGCTGGAACAATGTCTTCTACATGCTCATCTCTGCCGACATTCTGGCCTGCTTG GTATAA